The Algoriphagus sp. TR-M9 genome has a window encoding:
- the folK gene encoding 2-amino-4-hydroxy-6-hydroxymethyldihydropteridine diphosphokinase, producing MNTIRPMTENAVLILGGNRGAREELLKAAVEAVGASNTIVKQSKIYETAAWGGVAKGPFLNQVIEIKTKLRAEELLELIQHIEKRLGRKRAEPWGDRTMDIDILFFGKTIIATDLLQVPHPFISQRKFVLIPLAEILPDFMHPVLGKSSQEMLRECEDKSQVKEYER from the coding sequence ATGAATACTATCCGGCCTATGACTGAAAATGCCGTTTTGATTCTGGGGGGCAATAGAGGAGCACGAGAGGAGCTTTTAAAGGCTGCAGTAGAGGCAGTTGGCGCTAGCAATACCATAGTGAAGCAATCTAAAATATATGAGACTGCTGCTTGGGGAGGTGTTGCCAAAGGCCCATTTCTAAATCAGGTGATAGAAATTAAAACAAAACTGAGAGCCGAAGAACTTTTAGAGCTAATCCAGCATATCGAGAAGCGCCTAGGGCGAAAACGGGCAGAACCATGGGGGGATAGAACCATGGACATCGATATTCTTTTTTTTGGCAAAACCATTATAGCTACAGACCTGCTTCAGGTTCCTCATCCCTTTATTTCACAAAGAAAATTTGTACTTATCCCCCTAGCTGAGATATTGCCGGATTTCATGCATCCGGTTTTGGGCAAAAGTAGCCAGGAGATGCTCAGGGAATGTGAGGATAAAAGCCAGGTGAAGGAGTATGAAAGATAA
- the sppA gene encoding signal peptide peptidase SppA, producing MKFLGNVLAVIVGLFVFTVLSFLIMFGIIGMLAASSTDEVKVSENSILHIDLNGRTIVERTTEDDLDLSMLGNPFGQEFTAGLINLKKAIQAAKTDDNVQGIYLNTGLVIAGQASLLELREALEDFKTSGKFIMAYDEAYTEGGYYVASVADEIYLNPLGGIDFNGFSSVGIFFKGLFEKIGVEPEIFRVGEFKSAVEPFILEKNSPEARLQTQSFLDDMNLFALQAVSESRGIAFDSLAKINNEMLVRKPEDAVKYGLATELVYLDQVHAKLREKLGLDEDDDIKSINVTDLNKTVKSKNITSSNRIAVIIAEGEIVGGSADGVISSDKFAKEIRKARRDDNIKAIVLRVNSPGGSVVASEVIWREMTEAKKVKPVYVSMGEVAASGGYYISAPADTIVAQPNTITGSIGIFGMMFNTQELLNDKLGITTDVVKTGELSDFMNMTRPLTEVERNIIQNTIEDGYETFISRVSEGRGMSAEAVKEVASGRVWTGNQAKERGLVDVLGGLETTIELAAARINAGDDYRVVYYPSQKPWFEAIMDDLGDKVSLKILQSELGSNYQLYQQLEKLKAYEGIQARMPQEFIIK from the coding sequence ATGAAATTCTTAGGAAATGTACTGGCGGTCATCGTCGGCCTATTTGTATTCACCGTCTTGTCATTTCTCATCATGTTTGGCATCATCGGGATGCTGGCTGCATCCAGCACGGATGAGGTGAAGGTAAGTGAAAACAGCATATTACATATAGATCTGAACGGAAGAACCATCGTAGAGCGAACCACAGAAGATGACCTCGACCTATCCATGCTTGGCAATCCTTTTGGCCAGGAATTTACCGCAGGCCTGATCAATCTAAAGAAGGCCATCCAGGCAGCCAAAACCGATGATAACGTACAAGGCATCTATTTAAACACCGGGCTGGTAATCGCTGGGCAGGCAAGTTTATTGGAGCTCCGAGAGGCTTTAGAAGACTTCAAAACTTCTGGCAAGTTCATCATGGCTTACGATGAGGCCTATACCGAGGGAGGCTATTATGTTGCCTCTGTGGCGGATGAAATTTATTTGAACCCGCTGGGTGGAATTGATTTCAACGGTTTTTCCTCTGTAGGAATTTTCTTTAAAGGACTTTTTGAAAAAATAGGCGTAGAGCCAGAAATTTTCCGTGTAGGAGAGTTTAAGTCCGCTGTGGAACCATTTATTCTGGAAAAAAACAGCCCTGAAGCCAGATTGCAAACACAGTCATTTTTGGATGATATGAATCTATTTGCCCTTCAGGCAGTCTCAGAATCCAGAGGAATTGCTTTTGATAGCTTGGCCAAAATCAACAATGAGATGCTGGTGCGCAAGCCGGAAGATGCTGTCAAGTATGGCCTGGCCACTGAACTGGTCTATCTGGACCAGGTGCATGCCAAGCTTCGCGAAAAACTGGGTTTGGATGAAGACGATGACATCAAATCCATCAACGTCACCGACCTGAACAAGACGGTAAAATCCAAAAACATTACCTCTTCCAATAGAATTGCCGTGATCATTGCTGAGGGGGAAATCGTAGGCGGAAGTGCAGACGGAGTTATCAGCTCAGATAAGTTTGCCAAGGAAATACGTAAAGCCCGAAGAGATGATAATATCAAAGCCATAGTGCTTCGTGTGAACTCACCGGGAGGATCAGTGGTGGCATCCGAAGTGATCTGGAGAGAGATGACCGAAGCCAAAAAGGTGAAACCGGTATATGTATCCATGGGAGAAGTGGCAGCTTCCGGGGGCTATTACATCTCCGCTCCGGCAGATACCATCGTGGCTCAGCCTAATACCATTACCGGATCCATAGGTATTTTCGGGATGATGTTCAACACGCAAGAATTACTGAATGACAAGCTAGGAATCACTACTGATGTGGTGAAAACCGGGGAACTCTCAGATTTTATGAATATGACCCGACCACTTACTGAGGTGGAGCGAAACATTATTCAAAACACAATAGAAGATGGGTACGAAACTTTTATCTCCCGCGTATCAGAAGGCCGTGGCATGTCGGCGGAAGCAGTAAAAGAAGTGGCTTCCGGGAGAGTTTGGACGGGAAATCAGGCCAAAGAAAGAGGCCTGGTGGACGTGTTGGGCGGACTGGAAACCACCATTGAGCTGGCTGCTGCACGGATCAATGCCGGGGATGATTACCGAGTCGTGTATTACCCCTCCCAAAAGCCTTGGTTTGAAGCCATCATGGACGATCTTGGAGATAAAGTCAGTTTGAAAATCCTACAGTCCGAATTAGGCTCAAACTACCAACTCTATCAGCAACTTGAAAAGTTAAAAGCTTACGAAGGAATCCAAGCTAGGATGCCTCAGGAATTCATCATCAAATAA
- a CDS encoding outer membrane protein assembly factor, whose product MIFRRKAILVLLGICVSTVLFAQQKESSTDSTQVENKVDFNVMPFLSYNRNLKFMLGAIPMGMYRLDKNDTISPKSLSGLSAVYTTNGSYFLALFNKLYLKEDTWRIQLFALNGDQNSQFFMDDFEGPGFYDYGTKTSVVSAGVQRKIIPNLFLGLTYTYAHYYTEYEDDVQPPSTTETNGLQLNALFDSRDAVYYPTGGNKIRLRWIAFPEWFGNDVNANKILSEYNKFISMSNGADVLALRFSGKFGLGDIAFEQQVTIGGNDIRGYSEGKYRGDGLVALQGEYRYNFGERMGLVGFAGLATIYGSDTESFNWGFYPGAGVGYRYRAFKTVKFNIGLDAAVGKDDWGIYFRIGEAF is encoded by the coding sequence ATGATTTTTAGAAGAAAGGCAATTTTAGTATTACTGGGTATCTGCGTCTCTACCGTATTATTTGCGCAGCAAAAAGAGAGCTCAACTGATAGCACACAGGTGGAGAATAAGGTGGATTTTAATGTGATGCCATTTTTGAGCTACAATAGGAATCTGAAATTTATGCTAGGAGCGATTCCTATGGGTATGTATAGACTCGATAAGAATGATACGATCTCTCCCAAGTCCCTTTCTGGGTTGTCGGCAGTTTACACCACTAATGGCTCCTATTTTCTGGCTTTATTCAATAAGCTATACTTGAAAGAAGATACTTGGAGGATTCAGCTATTTGCCCTGAATGGCGATCAGAACTCTCAGTTTTTTATGGATGATTTTGAAGGGCCGGGGTTTTACGATTATGGCACCAAGACCTCTGTGGTCAGTGCAGGTGTGCAGCGCAAAATTATACCTAACTTATTTTTGGGCCTCACTTATACCTATGCGCATTACTACACAGAATATGAGGATGACGTGCAACCACCATCTACCACCGAGACGAATGGCCTGCAGTTGAATGCACTCTTTGATAGTCGAGATGCAGTTTATTATCCCACTGGAGGAAATAAAATTAGACTTCGCTGGATCGCTTTTCCAGAGTGGTTTGGGAATGATGTGAATGCAAATAAAATCCTTTCAGAGTACAATAAGTTCATTTCTATGTCCAATGGGGCGGATGTTCTGGCTCTGAGATTTTCGGGGAAGTTTGGTTTAGGGGATATCGCATTTGAGCAGCAAGTTACCATAGGGGGAAATGACATTCGTGGATACTCGGAAGGCAAATACAGGGGAGATGGATTGGTGGCCTTGCAAGGGGAGTACCGCTATAATTTCGGTGAGCGAATGGGATTGGTAGGATTTGCAGGGCTAGCGACTATTTATGGCTCGGATACCGAAAGTTTCAACTGGGGGTTCTATCCAGGAGCTGGGGTAGGATATAGGTATAGAGCCTTCAAAACCGTGAAGTTCAACATAGGCCTAGACGCCGCAGTGGGCAAGGATGATTGGGGAATTTACTTCCGAATAGGTGAGGCATTTTAA
- a CDS encoding flavin reductase family protein, which yields MKTFYPKEHTSLEFYGLLQGAVAPRPIAFVSTIDRAGNVNLSPFSFFNLFSSQPPILIFSPLRRMRNNTTKDTLENVLEVPEAVIHVVHYGMVEQMSLASTEYDKGVNEFEKAGFTAVKSHEVKPPRILEAHVAFECKVNEVKALGDSGGAGNLVICEVLAAHVNEDILDEAGVIDPRKLDAVARLGGNWYSRASGDSLFQIPKPLRNLGIGIDQIPEAIRNSTILSGNNLGRLGNVETLPTRDQIEEFGRGAEIQEMRVRFQHDMDSMLDHLHLLAKEALDEGDVHRAWLILLQAT from the coding sequence ATGAAAACCTTCTATCCTAAAGAGCACACATCGCTGGAATTTTATGGGCTGCTTCAGGGAGCTGTGGCACCTAGGCCTATCGCCTTTGTAAGCACCATAGACCGAGCCGGAAATGTAAATCTAAGTCCATTTAGCTTTTTCAATTTATTCAGTTCCCAGCCGCCTATTCTGATTTTTTCTCCTTTGAGGAGGATGAGAAATAATACCACCAAGGATACCCTGGAAAATGTGCTCGAAGTACCCGAAGCAGTGATTCATGTGGTTCATTACGGGATGGTGGAGCAGATGTCTCTGGCCAGCACTGAGTACGACAAAGGAGTAAATGAATTTGAAAAAGCAGGATTCACCGCAGTGAAATCCCATGAAGTCAAACCTCCAAGGATACTCGAAGCGCATGTGGCATTTGAGTGCAAGGTGAATGAAGTAAAAGCCCTTGGTGATAGCGGTGGTGCCGGAAACCTGGTGATCTGTGAGGTGCTGGCAGCTCATGTAAATGAGGATATTTTGGATGAGGCGGGTGTGATTGACCCCAGAAAACTGGATGCTGTGGCGCGACTGGGAGGCAACTGGTACAGTAGAGCAAGTGGAGATTCACTATTTCAGATACCCAAACCACTGAGAAATCTAGGGATAGGGATAGACCAGATTCCTGAAGCCATCCGGAACAGCACGATTTTAAGTGGGAATAATCTCGGTCGCCTAGGTAATGTGGAAACGCTGCCTACTCGGGACCAGATAGAGGAGTTTGGGCGGGGAGCTGAGATTCAGGAGATGCGTGTGCGTTTTCAGCACGATATGGATTCTATGCTGGACCATCTACATCTTTTGGCCAAGGAAGCGCTAGATGAAGGAGATGTCCACAGAGCTTGGCTGATTTTACTGCAGGCTACCTGA
- a CDS encoding endonuclease/exonuclease/phosphatase family protein yields MKKPKSNTLKICLILAILALGFHGLAQAQTHNFATFNIRYANQNDGGNLWQDRLPHVSGLIQFHQIELVGVQEALHNQLNDLSASLGFDYIGVGRDDGTEKGEYAAILYDKKKFKLLDEGTFWLSPTPDQPSKGWDAALNRICTWGKFKDEKGETFYVFNIHYDHRGQQAREESSKLVMQKVAEINEENAPAILMGDFNVTPENAAYTTITSNPDWKDARLISEIPAYGPSGTFTGFDWERMPEGIIDHIFVKGKLKVIRHGILSDNYGKKYPSDHFPVMVEVEWK; encoded by the coding sequence ATGAAAAAACCAAAATCCAACACCCTCAAAATCTGCCTGATCCTGGCTATTTTGGCACTTGGCTTCCACGGATTGGCGCAGGCACAGACGCACAATTTCGCCACCTTTAACATTCGCTACGCCAATCAAAATGACGGAGGTAATCTTTGGCAGGACAGATTACCCCATGTAAGCGGTCTCATTCAGTTTCATCAAATCGAGCTAGTGGGAGTCCAAGAGGCATTACATAATCAATTGAATGACCTTAGCGCTTCCCTTGGGTTCGATTACATTGGCGTAGGCAGGGATGATGGAACCGAGAAGGGGGAATATGCGGCGATCTTGTACGATAAGAAAAAATTCAAGCTATTGGATGAAGGTACTTTTTGGCTTTCCCCTACTCCCGATCAGCCGAGCAAAGGCTGGGATGCCGCTCTGAATCGAATCTGCACCTGGGGAAAATTCAAAGACGAAAAAGGGGAGACTTTTTACGTGTTCAACATTCACTACGACCATAGAGGTCAGCAGGCGAGAGAGGAAAGCAGCAAGCTAGTCATGCAAAAAGTAGCTGAAATCAACGAGGAAAATGCGCCGGCCATTTTGATGGGTGATTTCAATGTCACACCAGAAAATGCGGCATATACTACCATCACTTCCAATCCAGACTGGAAAGATGCTAGGTTGATTTCTGAAATCCCAGCATATGGACCTTCCGGGACATTTACAGGGTTTGATTGGGAAAGAATGCCAGAAGGTATCATTGATCACATCTTTGTCAAAGGAAAACTAAAAGTCATCAGACATGGCATCCTTTCAGACAATTACGGTAAAAAATATCCTTCTGATCACTTTCCTGTAATGGTGGAAGTGGAGTGGAAATGA
- a CDS encoding phosphoglycerate kinase, with product MNPRIKNVDNLSFEGKKALVRVDFNVPLDDRLNVTDDTRIQAALPTINKILNDGGAAILMSHLGRPKGGPEDKFSLKNIVLALEKALGRKVIFAPDCIGKEAEMLAEALKPGEVLLLENLRFHPEETKGDKDFAEKLSRLGDIYVNDAFGTAHRAHASTAVVAEFFADKVCGYLMLSELKNADKVLGNPERPYTAIMGGAKIADKILIIEQLLNKVDTLIIGGGMSYTFAKAQGGTIGDSLLEEDKLDFVLELMETAKAKGVKLVLPVDTVISKAFANDAEQGLANKGEIPDGWMGLDIGPKTRELFAAEIMNSKTVLWNGPMGVFEMSSFDKGTKAIAEAVVAATKAGAFSLIGGGDSAAAVNKFGYTADVSFVSTGGGALLEHMEGKVLPGVAALVP from the coding sequence ATGAATCCTAGAATCAAAAATGTAGATAACCTCAGTTTTGAGGGAAAAAAGGCACTTGTTCGTGTTGATTTTAATGTTCCACTGGACGATCGATTGAATGTCACTGACGACACCAGGATCCAGGCGGCATTGCCTACCATCAATAAAATCCTGAATGACGGAGGGGCTGCCATTCTCATGTCCCACTTAGGTCGCCCTAAGGGAGGCCCTGAAGATAAATTTTCTCTGAAGAATATTGTATTGGCTTTGGAGAAAGCATTGGGCAGAAAGGTGATTTTCGCGCCTGACTGCATAGGCAAAGAAGCCGAAATGCTGGCGGAAGCCTTGAAGCCAGGAGAAGTATTGCTTTTGGAAAACTTGAGATTCCATCCTGAGGAGACTAAAGGGGACAAGGACTTTGCAGAGAAGCTTTCCCGCCTAGGTGATATCTATGTGAACGATGCCTTCGGTACGGCGCACCGAGCTCATGCTTCTACAGCGGTGGTGGCTGAGTTCTTTGCAGACAAAGTTTGTGGTTACTTGATGCTTTCTGAATTGAAAAATGCAGACAAAGTCTTGGGTAATCCTGAGCGTCCCTATACAGCCATTATGGGCGGTGCCAAAATCGCAGATAAAATATTGATCATAGAGCAGTTACTGAACAAGGTGGATACCTTGATCATCGGCGGGGGCATGTCCTATACCTTTGCCAAAGCTCAGGGAGGTACCATTGGGGATTCCCTTTTGGAAGAGGACAAGCTTGATTTCGTATTGGAACTGATGGAAACAGCCAAAGCTAAAGGTGTGAAACTGGTCCTTCCGGTTGACACTGTGATTTCAAAAGCTTTTGCAAATGACGCAGAACAAGGTCTGGCGAATAAGGGTGAAATTCCTGACGGCTGGATGGGCTTGGATATCGGGCCAAAAACCAGGGAGCTTTTCGCTGCCGAAATCATGAATTCTAAAACTGTACTTTGGAATGGACCTATGGGAGTTTTCGAAATGTCTTCCTTTGACAAGGGAACCAAGGCCATCGCTGAGGCAGTAGTGGCAGCGACTAAAGCTGGAGCATTCTCGCTTATAGGTGGAGGAGATTCAGCTGCTGCAGTGAATAAATTCGGGTATACAGCGGATGTTTCCTTTGTGTCCACCGGTGGAGGAGCTTTGCTAGAGCACATGGAGGGTAAGGTGCTTCCAGGTGTAGCTGCTTTGGTACCTTAA
- a CDS encoding L-threonylcarbamoyladenylate synthase, translating into MALIGKDIAYAKQVLDSGELVAIPTETVYGLAGNALDAKAVASIFETKNRPSFDPLIIHVASVTAVEQYVSTFPEKLKALADKFWPGPLTLLLSRKEMVPDLVTSGLPRVAVRVPDHSLTRSLLSELDYPLAAPSANPFGYISPTQPAHVQLQLGDKINYILDGGACKVGLESTIVGMEGEDVVIYRLGGLEVSEIEQVVGSVKIQDHSSSNPQSPGLLESHYAPRKPFLLGNLQELISRCRYEQRDFAVLSFDQEFQELPKERQIALSPTGDLREAAANLFAAMRKLDQSDAAVILAEKMPAKGLGLAINDRLKRAAAQG; encoded by the coding sequence ATGGCGCTCATAGGTAAGGACATAGCGTATGCAAAGCAAGTATTGGATAGTGGTGAGCTAGTCGCTATTCCTACAGAAACTGTTTACGGATTGGCGGGAAATGCCCTAGATGCCAAAGCTGTCGCTTCCATTTTTGAGACCAAGAATCGTCCATCCTTTGATCCATTGATTATTCATGTGGCCTCGGTCACGGCAGTAGAACAATACGTCAGCACATTTCCCGAAAAGCTAAAAGCCTTGGCAGATAAATTCTGGCCTGGGCCTTTGACCTTACTTTTGTCCAGAAAGGAAATGGTGCCTGACTTAGTAACTTCCGGTTTGCCGAGAGTTGCGGTGCGCGTACCTGACCACTCCTTGACTAGGTCACTTTTGTCTGAGCTGGATTACCCTTTGGCAGCGCCCAGTGCCAATCCTTTTGGCTACATCAGTCCTACTCAGCCAGCTCATGTACAGCTTCAGCTAGGAGACAAAATAAATTATATCCTTGATGGGGGAGCCTGCAAGGTGGGCTTAGAAAGTACGATCGTGGGGATGGAAGGTGAAGATGTAGTTATTTACAGACTTGGAGGACTTGAGGTTTCGGAAATAGAGCAAGTAGTCGGAAGCGTGAAAATCCAAGACCACAGCTCTTCCAATCCTCAGTCTCCTGGTTTGTTGGAAAGTCACTATGCGCCTCGAAAGCCATTTTTACTGGGCAACTTGCAGGAACTGATTTCTCGCTGCCGGTATGAGCAAAGAGACTTTGCGGTACTGAGTTTCGATCAGGAATTTCAAGAACTACCCAAGGAGAGGCAGATTGCCTTGAGTCCAACTGGGGACTTACGTGAAGCTGCCGCGAATCTTTTTGCGGCCATGAGGAAATTAGACCAAAGTGATGCAGCTGTGATTTTGGCAGAAAAAATGCCGGCAAAAGGATTAGGATTAGCGATCAATGACAGGCTGAAACGTGCCGCAGCCCAGGGTTGA
- a CDS encoding tetratricopeptide repeat protein: MRKLWIITSLMAGLVGCSPSEDELLQAGIQKMDTQNWKEAITYFDRVIEINPANGKALNAKGAALFQEEKYSEAVPVFTAAIDADSASYKAWFNRGNANLKLENFKDAVSDYNMASMLDPTQTDIYYNRGLALLGMEEYEDALLDFDQAIRVEPNQALVHFNRGKALLGNNDPLNAMKALTDAINLDGQNGAAHYLLGVTRMSALGEKEEGCADLKMALSLGYTEAKTWLDDFCE, translated from the coding sequence GTGAGAAAACTTTGGATAATTACCTCGCTGATGGCGGGATTGGTGGGCTGTAGCCCAAGTGAAGATGAATTGCTTCAGGCAGGAATCCAGAAGATGGATACCCAAAACTGGAAGGAAGCGATCACCTACTTTGATCGTGTGATAGAAATCAACCCCGCAAACGGGAAAGCACTGAATGCCAAAGGTGCTGCTCTTTTTCAAGAGGAGAAATATTCCGAGGCAGTTCCTGTGTTTACCGCAGCTATAGATGCGGATTCAGCCAGTTATAAGGCTTGGTTCAATCGTGGCAATGCCAACCTCAAGCTCGAGAATTTCAAGGATGCCGTTTCGGATTACAATATGGCCAGCATGCTGGATCCTACGCAAACGGATATTTATTACAATAGAGGCCTGGCTTTACTGGGGATGGAGGAATACGAAGATGCCTTGCTGGACTTCGATCAGGCTATTCGGGTGGAGCCCAATCAAGCTTTGGTTCACTTCAATCGTGGCAAGGCGCTTCTAGGTAATAATGATCCATTGAATGCTATGAAAGCACTGACTGATGCCATTAATCTAGATGGTCAAAATGGCGCTGCGCATTACCTATTGGGAGTGACCCGAATGTCTGCTTTGGGAGAAAAAGAAGAAGGCTGCGCTGACCTGAAAATGGCGCTTTCCTTGGGATATACAGAGGCTAAAACCTGGCTGGACGATTTTTGCGAATAA
- a CDS encoding acyl-CoA thioesterase, whose amino-acid sequence MKPIDPAQLQRDINFSLPIQVRFSDIDGYLHVNNGVYFNYFEHARAVFLHETCNWDVMETGCVVGRIEIDYFRPIHLEDEVNALVHCTKIGNSSFHLEQFLIGKTKRGAAYTFAKCVCVMVTVDMKSMSTVPEIYRAKLQPKS is encoded by the coding sequence ATGAAGCCGATAGATCCGGCGCAGCTTCAGCGCGATATTAATTTTTCTTTGCCTATACAGGTGAGATTCTCGGATATAGACGGGTATCTTCATGTCAATAATGGCGTTTATTTCAATTACTTCGAACATGCCAGAGCAGTATTTCTCCATGAGACTTGCAACTGGGATGTGATGGAGACCGGTTGTGTAGTTGGCAGGATAGAGATAGATTATTTTCGACCTATACATCTGGAAGATGAGGTCAATGCCTTGGTGCATTGTACCAAAATCGGGAATTCATCCTTCCATCTCGAGCAATTTTTAATCGGCAAAACTAAGCGTGGTGCAGCCTACACTTTTGCAAAATGTGTATGTGTGATGGTGACCGTGGACATGAAAAGCATGAGTACAGTGCCAGAAATCTATAGGGCAAAACTTCAGCCCAAATCCTGA
- a CDS encoding NUDIX hydrolase translates to MDRSNLKEQLQKYRTPYEEEACFIPGFLELTEDPLAYRRERLEGHFTASAWIVNRKRTHTLLTLHRKLGRWLQLGGHADGDEDLLAVAMKEAQEESGLKSLSFVDQTIFDLDKHIIPERPHVPEHFHYDVRYILEADLKEPLIKSDESISLAWVAFDSVQDVIGYNPSILRMLEKTSKSEILL, encoded by the coding sequence ATGGACAGAAGTAACTTAAAAGAGCAGCTACAGAAGTACCGCACACCGTATGAGGAAGAGGCTTGTTTTATCCCCGGTTTTTTGGAACTGACGGAGGATCCTCTGGCATATAGGAGGGAGCGTCTGGAAGGTCACTTTACTGCTTCTGCCTGGATAGTGAACCGTAAGCGAACCCACACCTTGCTGACATTGCACCGAAAGTTGGGCAGATGGCTGCAGCTTGGAGGACACGCAGATGGGGATGAAGACCTGCTGGCTGTGGCTATGAAGGAAGCTCAGGAGGAAAGTGGGCTGAAAAGTCTCTCTTTCGTAGATCAGACCATTTTTGACCTGGATAAGCATATCATCCCTGAGCGCCCGCATGTGCCAGAGCATTTTCATTACGATGTGAGGTATATTTTGGAAGCAGATCTCAAAGAGCCCTTGATCAAAAGTGATGAAAGTATTTCCTTGGCTTGGGTGGCTTTTGATTCGGTACAGGATGTGATCGGGTACAATCCTTCCATTCTCAGAATGTTGGAGAAAACCAGTAAATCAGAAATTCTACTTTAA